Genomic segment of Ignavibacteriales bacterium:
TCCCGTTCACTTTTTGAAACTCTTGCATAACCAAATCCAGGCAAGTCAACTAAAAAAAATTTGTTTTCTACCAAATAGTAATTGATGGAACGTGTTTTACCAGGATGAGATGAAGTCTTGGCTAATTTTGTATTAAACAAGGAATTTATAAATGAAGATTTTCCCACGTTTGAACGACCGCAAAGAACAACCGTTGGTAAATTTCGTTTCGGTAATTCGATCAGATTATAAACCGGTTTTATGAATTCTATTTTTTTCATAGAAACAAAAAAGAGTAACCGAAGCCGATTACTCTTTCCAAAAATAATTTATGATTTATTTTATCAACTGCCTTTTTTCTGCGGAGTTTTAGTCGTCTTAATTTTTTTCTCTTTTACGCCGGGTTTTTCTTTGGGTGATTTTTCTTTTTTGGATTTTGGAGCTGTTTTCTTTTTCGGTTTCTCAGCTTTCTTCTCTTCAGTTTTAGTTTCTTCTACTTTAGTATCTGTTGGCTTCTCTTCATCTTTAGTTTTCTTTGGTGTTTTTGGTTTTACTATTCCGCTAAAATCAACTAATTCAATAATTGCCATTTCAGCGCCATCGCCTTTTCTTCGTCCTAAACGAACAACGCGAGTGTACCCGCCTGCTCTATCACCAATTTTAGAAATAATGTCTGAAAATAATCCCGACACAATTTCTCTATCGTTAATTTGTGCGGAGACATATCTTCTTGTATGAACAGAATCTATTTTTGCTTTTGTGATTAGAGGTTCAACAAAACCGCGCAGTTCCTTTGCTTTTGCTGTAGTAGTTGTAATCTTTTTATGCTTTAATAAAGATGCAGCTAATGATCTCAATAATGCAAGTCTGTGACTTGCTGTTCTGCCTAATTTTCTACCTTTAACTCTATGTCTCATTCTTTAACCTTCTGGAAATACTAGTTGTTTTCTGGTTTATCTTTTATATACTTGTCAACATCCATACCGAACTCAAGTCCGTAATTTTCAACGATCTCGATCAACTCAGCCAAAGATTTTCTTCCGAAATTTCTAAACTTAAGCATCTCGCTTTCATCTCTCTTAACAAGGTCGGATAAGTTCTTGATGTTTGCAGCTTTTAAGCAATTATGTGAACGGACACTCAACTCAAGATCGTCTACACCTGTTAAAAGAATCTTTTTGATTCTTTCTGCTTCAGCATCTTTTTCATTTTCAACTTTTTCTTCTTCTGGTTCAGCATCAAAATTGATGAACATTTGAATATGATCTTTCAAAATTTTTGCAGAACAAGAAAGAGCTTCTTCCGGTGTTACTGATCCGTCAGTGTGAATATCAATCGATAATTTTTCAAAATCATTTCTTTCACCGATACGTACATTCTCAATATTGTAATGAACATTAACTATTGGTGTAAATATAGAATCAATCGGAATTGTTCCGATAGTCATTTCCGGAATTTTCTGCTCATTGGAAGGAACATATCCTTTTCCAATTCCGAACTTTAATTCCATATTCAACTTTGCATCAGAGTTTAAGCGAGCAATGTGAAGCTCCGGGTTCAATATTTCAATATCCGGACAAGCTTTTTGAATATCTCCCGCTCTAAATTCTTTTGAACCGTTAAAAGAAATTTCACAACCGGTAACTTTCTTATTAACAATTCTCATTCTTACTTTTTTCAAATTAAGAATAAGTTCTGTAACGTCTTCAACTACACCGGGAACTGTTGAAAACTCGTGTAAAACTCCCTCAATCTTAATAGCAGTAACTGCAGCTCCGGTAAGGGATGATAACAACACTCTTCTTAAAGCATTGCCTAATGTAACTCCAAATCCTCTCTCAAGAGGTTGGATCATAAATCTTCCAAAATTTTCTTTACTTGAAGATTCATCGAGTACGACACCATCGGGCATCTTTATGAATGGATAACTCATTTAGTATCCTCTTTATAATTTTAAATTACT
This window contains:
- a CDS encoding DNA-directed RNA polymerase subunit alpha, whose translation is MSYPFIKMPDGVVLDESSSKENFGRFMIQPLERGFGVTLGNALRRVLLSSLTGAAVTAIKIEGVLHEFSTVPGVVEDVTELILNLKKVRMRIVNKKVTGCEISFNGSKEFRAGDIQKACPDIEILNPELHIARLNSDAKLNMELKFGIGKGYVPSNEQKIPEMTIGTIPIDSIFTPIVNVHYNIENVRIGERNDFEKLSIDIHTDGSVTPEEALSCSAKILKDHIQMFINFDAEPEEEKVENEKDAEAERIKKILLTGVDDLELSVRSHNCLKAANIKNLSDLVKRDESEMLKFRNFGRKSLAELIEIVENYGLEFGMDVDKYIKDKPENN